A window of the Juglans microcarpa x Juglans regia isolate MS1-56 chromosome 5D, Jm3101_v1.0, whole genome shotgun sequence genome harbors these coding sequences:
- the LOC121264295 gene encoding nascent polypeptide-associated complex subunit alpha-like protein 1, translated as MTAETQEELLAAHLEQQKINPDEPVVEDEDDEDDDDESDDKEEDDAEGQGDGTARSKQSRSEKKSRKAMLKLGMKPIPGVSRVTVKKSKNILFVISKPDVFKSPVSDMYIVFGEAKIEDLSSQLQTQAAEQFKAPNISNVISKPEPSAVAQDDEDVDETGVEPKDIELVMTQAGVSRSRAVKALKAADGDIVTAIMELTN; from the exons ATGACTGCCGAGACCCAGGAGGAGCTTCTCGCTGCCCACCTTGAACAGCAAAAGATTAAC CCTGATGAGCCTGTAGTCGAGGATGAAGACGATGAAGACGATGATGATGAGAGTGATGACAAGGAGGAAGATGATGCTGAAG GACAAGGAGACGGAACTGCTAGGTCTAAGCAGAGCCGAAGTGAGAAGAAGAGTCGCAAGGCAATGTTGAAACTTGGAATGAAGCCAATTCCTGGTGTCAGCCGGGTTACTGTCAAAAAGAGCAAGAAT ATTCTGTTTGTTATATCTAAACCAGACGTTTTCAAGAGCCCCGTTTCAGACATGTATATTGTTTTTGGGGAGGCAAAGATTGAGGATTTGAGCTCTCAACTGCAGACTCAGGCTGCAGAGCAGTTCAAAGCTCCTAATATTAGTAATGTGATTTCAAAGCCTGAGCCATCAGCGGTGGCACAAGACGATGAAGATGTTGATGAAACTGGTGTGGAACCCAAGGACATTGAGTTGGTAATGACACAAGCTGGGGTTTCGAGATCAAGGGCTGTGAAAGCACTCAAAGCTGCGGATGGTGACATAGTTACTGCTATTATGGAACTGACAAACTGA